In the Aristaeella hokkaidonensis genome, CGGATCTCAATCACTTCAGCCTGCAGGAAAGAGTGGTTGTTCACATGGATCGTATAGGTCAGGAACTGATATTGATCCGCTTCTCCAAGCTCTTCATTTGTGAAGCGTGTACCAACAAAGGTATCGTTTTTCAGCTTGTTTTTTACATTATAGAAGACTTCCGACTGGGTGATGCCATCATTGGCAACACATGAATCAAAACGGATGTCTATCCGGGCATTCAGATACAGCCAGCCTACACCGATGACAACGGCGAGAACCAAGACAATCAAGAAAATAGCGAAGGCTTTCACTTGAATCCTCCTGTTTAGAAATAAGGACAGTGAATTCAGAATTAAGAATTCAGAATTATAACTCAATTAATGCAAGCATTAATTACCGGAGAGGATACGATTCATTTCGTCGATCATTTCGGAATCCTTCAGGCTGAATTTGAATTCAACACGACGGGAAGCTTCCGCATCCTCAACACCGTCTACATAGATCAGGTCAGCATAACTGCGGCCCTTTGCTGTCAGGATTTTCTGCAGCTGGTGTTTCTGTTCGGGCGTCAGGGAAGGCATCTTCAGGCAGTACAGGGCTACCTGAAGTGCTCGGTTCTGACTCAACTTCAGGTTGGATTCATAGGACCCCTTGGAGTCGGTATGACCTTCAATGATGATTTCACCAAGATAATCAGAGTAAGTATCCCGCAGAAGAACATCCAGGTAAACAGGAATGAAGCGATCCAGCAGATCTTTACCTTCCTGACGGATTTCAGCGCTGCCGGTTTCAAAGAAGACTGCGCTGTCCAGCATGATATCACCGGTGTTCGGATCCACGGCAGCCTTGAGGTTGGCGGCGGCCAGGGAACTGGACAGATCCTGAATCATGGTGGTACGGATACCGATGAGGTTATCAATGCGCAGCGCCTGTGCATTCAGCAGGTCTTTCTGCTCCTGCAACTGTATGGTAGCCGCTTCCAGATCCGCTTCCTTGGAGGAAAGTACGATCTGCAGGTCGGACAGGGTCTTTTCCTGATCGTCCAGTTTTACTTTCAGGGCGTCCAGATCCCCCTGGATAATGACCAGGCGGGCTTCCTTGGAATCCAGCTCATCCCGGGCCAGCTGCAGGTCAATAGCCTGCTGGTCCAGCACAATCTGCTGATCATTCAGTTCCTTTGTCTTGGTCTCCAGCATGGTGAAATACTGATAGAGACTGTAGGTCAGAACCAGCACAAAGATAAGCAGCAGGGCTGCCATCATATCGGAATAGCTGATCCAGCTGGCGCCGGTCCCGGAGGAACCCCGGCCGGCCCGTCGGTTATGGATGCGTTGACGTGCCATGGTCAGGCCTCCTTGGACAGCTTGTTCAAGGTTTCGGAAACGGTTTTTACATTGTCATTGAGGGAAGAAAGAATATTCTGGATCTCTCCGAGCGTCTTTTCCGGAGCTTCACCGCTGCTTTCCATTTCAGGAAGGGTCCTGACTTTATCCGTAAGACCGGAGATCAGCGAAGCCATGTCCTTGCTTTCCTTCCGCATGCTATTGAGCAGGTCGGCGGTACGGCGTTCAAAGTTTTCATCCCGTTCACGGACGGTATTGAGCTGGCTCATATAGGTATCAAACTTATCCAGCGCACGGGAGGTAATCTCCTGAAGAGACTGTGCGTTCCGGATGATGCCTTCCGCTGCTGAGAGGTTTTCTCCGGTGGCCTGAGCAGCACGGCGCTGATTCTGTTCCAGCGTATTCATGGACTGGGAAAGGGAAGTGAACTGGCCGCCCATGCTGCGATCCATTTCTGTGAGGAAACGGCTGACAATCTGGTTGACGCCGTCAATCTGGTTCCGGGTGGCGCCGACAATGAAGCGATCCATGGACTCGGAAACAGGAGTCATCACACGGGAGATGGAACGGCTGACGTTTTCCGCCAGACGATCCACCAGGGTATCATTGATGCCTTGCAGCATGAAATTGCGGTCCTGATTCTGGCAAATCAGCTGTACGTCATTATCCAGAGGACGGGACATGGCCAGCTGTGTAAAGGATGTAACAAAATCGTCAATAGCACGGTAGCTGGAACCCTGGGAAATACGGTTGAGCATGTTGAAGACCAGACTGCAGCTAATACCGGCAACAGAAGTACCAAAGGCAAAACGCATACCGCTCAGCAGATCAGGGATGCCCTGGATGAGCTGGGCTGAATCCGCGAAGTTCAGCGAAGACAGACCACGGGAAAGACCCATGAAGGTACCGAGAATACCGAGGGAGGTGAGCAGATTCGGAATCAGCTCCGCCAGACCGGCATTACCGGGACCATGGGTAACAGTATCATCATTGATATAATCTTCTACATTGGTGGGAAGACCGCGGCGGTCCAGCTGTTCCGCATTCTGCAGGAAACGGAGCCAGCTGCCCTTCAGACGCCGGCCGACGAACCGGGCCTCCTGCCAGACGGGCTTGTCCAGCTGTTTGCCGGCATTCTGCTGCAGGCGGGAAATGGCCAGGCGCAGAGAAGCGGTGGTCCGCCACAGAGGAATCAGACACTTAAACAGACCTATCAGCGTAACAACTGCGATAGCCCCGTAGACTACATAATCAGCAAGATTCGGAAGAATCGCCGTGACTTTGGATAAATCAGGCAAAACGTTCGCCTCCTTTGAAACAACATCAGTTGATTATATCATAAATGACACAAAAATGAAACGATTAATTAACATATGGACAATCCTGTCAGTCTGTCGTCCTGCTGTGTCAAAAAGGGATTAAACCCGGATCCTGATACGTCAACCATTATGAGCATCATCCGTGCTCCAGAATTATAACGCATGAAACCGTACAACTATTCCTGAAGCAATGAACAGAATATTGTATTTGCTGTTTTGAATCAATGTGTCAATCAGGGGAAAGTCTTTATCAAGAAGATTACGAAATAAATGGATAATACAGCAGCCGCTTCCGACAGGAAGCGGCTGTTGTTTGTATCGGATGGGATTGATCAGGTGAGGGAAGAAAGAACCTCACCGACTTTATCATGGATCACAAGGTCACATTCGTAGTCCATGGGGGTGGCGTCCCGGTTGATGAGTACCATATGCTTGCCGCGGAAATAGCGGATCAGTCCGGCGGCGGGATAGACGGTCAGGCTGGTACCGGCAACGATGAGGAGATCTGCCTTGGAAATGGCGTGAACCGCACCGGAGACCACGTCGTTATCCAGACCTTCCTCATAGAGAACCACATCCGGTTTGATCCGGCCGCCGCAGGGGCAGACGGGAATCTCATCCTTGCTGTCCCGGATATATTCCGGCGGGAAGAACTTGCCGCACTTCATGCAGTAGTTCCGGTGGACGCTGCCATGGAGTTCATAGACCTTTTTGCTGCCGGCTGCCTGATGCAGGCCGTCAATGTTCTGGGTGACGACAGCTAGGAGCTTGCCTTCCTTTTCCCACTCGGCGAGCTTCAGGTGCGCCTTGTTGGGCTTGGCGTCAAGTGGCAGCATCTTATCCCGGTAGAAACGGAAGAAAGCTTCCGGCTTCTTCATAAAGAAGGTGTGAGAAAGAATGGTTTCCGGCGGGTAATCATACTTCTGATTATAGAGTCCGTCCACGCTGCGGAAATCCGGGATGCCGCTTTCCGTGGAAACGCCGGCACCGCCGAAGAAGACGATAGCATGGGCATCGGAGACCATCTGTTGAAGGGCGTCATATGGCATAAGGCAGCCTCCTTCCTTGGGATTAATGAATACTGAAAACCGAAAACTTAAAACTTAAAAATGATAATTAGTGAAGAGTGAAGAGTGAAGCGTGTACAGTTGCCGATGCGCTGCCGATGCAATTAATCGCTGGCTTCAGGCTCGGCAGGCGCGGGATCGGCAGGCGCATCGGCAGCAGGAGCAGCCGACGCGTCAGAGGGAGCATCGGCAGGCTCTTCCTTGGCAGCGGCATCGGCGACAGGCTCATCGGGGGAGAAGGTCTGGGAGACGGTAGCCAGGGGCTGGGAGCTCTTCTTCAGGGCGTGACGCAGGAGGAAGAAGACCGTGATATCCAGAACAGCCTCCAGCACCAGCAGGATGCCGATGACCAGGTTGCGGTTTTCGCCGAGGAAAGCGGGATTCAGCAGGGCAATAATGCCGACAATCAGGGAGAAGGCGGCGAAGATGAGCATGATCCACCATTTCTTCACCTGGACGGATTTCTCATCAAAGGCGTACTGGATCTTCAGGAAACCGCCGAAGAGGAGAGCAAGGCCCCAGATGAAGGGGAGAATGTCCTCCAGATAATTGGGATTGAAAGCCAGCAGGGTGCCGGCAACCAGCAGAATGAGGCCTGTGGCGAGACGGGATTCGGTAATGCGCCGGACGGGATCAGAACGGAGATAAACAATCCCTGACCAGATGCCGCAAAGAATCATGACCCCGGCCAGAACATATGCCGTGATCCGCAGGGCGAGATTGCCGAAAAAGATCAGCAGCAAACCGCAGACCAGGCAGAAAAGGATCGGCAGGATCATGGAACGGGCAGTCAATGTATCGGGATCTTTTTTACTACGGCTGAAAAGCTTAAGATTCTTCATCACAGATATTCCTCCGCTTTTGTATTCATTTCATATCATAAACTATTTCCACAAATGGCATGGGAAATCCTGCCGCAGGGAAGCCCAGAGAAGGCGCCTGACGATTTGTACGGCCGCCCGAATGCATTTGTTACAAAGGGATACGGATGCAGCCGGGAATGCATAATTGTGCAAATTATAACAGGATTAAATATGGTGAACTTTCCGAAAAAATGGAAATAGATGCCAGGAAATTATGACACAGGATGAGAAAACGGGCAAAGATAAAGGTTTTTATAAAGGAAAGACAAACGTTTCAGCTGGACAAAAAATGTGAAACGATATTGTTTACAAATTGTTTTTTAGTTTACTTTAACAAAGCAGAGGGTTAAAATACAAAACAGGTTAACCATAATCTAATCAGGAGAGTGAACTATCATGAAGAAACTGACGGCAATCCTGTTCTCCATCATGATGCTCCTGGCCTGCGTTGTTACGGCTTCTGCCGACGATGCCAGCTATCTGGGCGTTATGCTGGGTACGAACGTCATGTCCCTGGATACCAACCTGGCGACTGACGGTGACTCCTTTGAAGTGATCGCTGACTGTATCGATGGTCTGATGCAGATGGACAAGGACGGCGCGGCCGTACCTGCCCTCGCTGAAAGCTACGACGTAAGCGATGACGGACTGACCTACACCTTCCACCTGCGGGATGCCAAGTGGAACAACGGCACGCCTGTGACGGCAAACGACTTCGTTTTTGCCTGGAGGCGAATTGCGAAGGAAGCAGGCGAGTATGCCTACATGCTGGATGAAATCGGCAATATCAAGGGTGCCGCGGAAATCATCAGCGGAAGCGAAGCCGACCTGACCACCCTGGCTGTCAGCGCTCCGGACGACAAGACCTTCGTCGTGGAACTGAATGTTCCTGTTTCCTTCTTTCCGAGCCTGATGTATTTCCCCACCTTCTATCCGATTAACGAAGAGTTCTACAACAGCCTGGCGGACGGCACCTACGGCACCAGCCCTGAGACCTTCCTCAGCAACGGCGCTTTCGTGCTGGAAAGCTACACCCCCGGCACCGCGAACCTGAGCGTGAAGAAGAATCCCGATTACTGGGACGCTGACCGCGTAAAGCTGGCCGGCATCAACTACCAGGTGGTCGGCTCCTCCGACAACGCCCTGACCGCTTTCCGTAACAAGACGCTGGACGTCGTTATGGTTTCCGGCAACCAGGTTGACGCTGCCAAGAAGGACGCCACCCTGGCTGAGAACCTGAAGGTGACCGGTGCCGGCTACATGTGGTACCTGTCCTTCAGCCAGACCGAAAAGAACGCTGAAGGCGGCATGCTGGCGAACGCCAACCTGCGCCTGGCTATCAGCAACGCTATCGACCGTGAGAACCTGGTTGACAACTACGTGATGGATGGTTCCCTGGCCACCTATACCGCAGTGCCCCCGCAGTTCGCGGCCAGCAGCACCACCGGCGAAGACTTCTCCGCCAACCAGGACGCCTTCATCGACTATGTGGGCTACAACCCCGAGAAGGCTGCTGAATACCTTGAAGCGGCCAAGGCTGAACTGGGCAAGGACAGCTTCAGCTTCACCATGATCTACGGCAACAACGAAGGCGACGAAGTGCAGAAGGTTGCCCAGGCCATCAAGGAAGACGTTGAAGACGCACTGCCCGGCGTGGAAATCAACCTGCAGAGCATGACCAAGGCTGAGCGCCTGGACAAGATGCAGAACGATAACTACGACATCGCCCTGACCCGCTGGGGTCCGGACTACGCCGATCCCATGACCTACCTGGGTATGTGGGTGACCAACAACTCCAACAACTATGGCTTCTGGTCCAACGCTGAATTCGATCAGCTGATCGCGGACTGCACCACCGGCGCCTACATCTCTGACTATGACGCACGCTGGGAAGCCATGTTCAAGGCTGAGCGGATCGTGATGCAGGAGGCTGTGATTGCTCCGCTGTACACCAAGGCCAACGCTAACCTGATCACTGCCGGCGTCGAAGGAATCGACTTCCATCCCGTCGCGCTGAACCGTGTTTATAAGGATACGACGAAGTAAAAGCATCCGGACGGAGCGGTCAGCACGCTGACCGCTCCGTTTTCCTATGCTATGACGCGGCAATACAATA is a window encoding:
- a CDS encoding OmpA family protein; this encodes MARQRIHNRRAGRGSSGTGASWISYSDMMAALLLIFVLVLTYSLYQYFTMLETKTKELNDQQIVLDQQAIDLQLARDELDSKEARLVIIQGDLDALKVKLDDQEKTLSDLQIVLSSKEADLEAATIQLQEQKDLLNAQALRIDNLIGIRTTMIQDLSSSLAAANLKAAVDPNTGDIMLDSAVFFETGSAEIRQEGKDLLDRFIPVYLDVLLRDTYSDYLGEIIIEGHTDSKGSYESNLKLSQNRALQVALYCLKMPSLTPEQKHQLQKILTAKGRSYADLIYVDGVEDAEASRRVEFKFSLKDSEMIDEMNRILSGN
- a CDS encoding NAD-dependent protein deacylase; the encoded protein is MPYDALQQMVSDAHAIVFFGGAGVSTESGIPDFRSVDGLYNQKYDYPPETILSHTFFMKKPEAFFRFYRDKMLPLDAKPNKAHLKLAEWEKEGKLLAVVTQNIDGLHQAAGSKKVYELHGSVHRNYCMKCGKFFPPEYIRDSKDEIPVCPCGGRIKPDVVLYEEGLDNDVVSGAVHAISKADLLIVAGTSLTVYPAAGLIRYFRGKHMVLINRDATPMDYECDLVIHDKVGEVLSSLT
- a CDS encoding HdeD family acid-resistance protein, giving the protein MKNLKLFSRSKKDPDTLTARSMILPILFCLVCGLLLIFFGNLALRITAYVLAGVMILCGIWSGIVYLRSDPVRRITESRLATGLILLVAGTLLAFNPNYLEDILPFIWGLALLFGGFLKIQYAFDEKSVQVKKWWIMLIFAAFSLIVGIIALLNPAFLGENRNLVIGILLVLEAVLDITVFFLLRHALKKSSQPLATVSQTFSPDEPVADAAAKEEPADAPSDASAAPAADAPADPAPAEPEASD
- a CDS encoding peptide ABC transporter substrate-binding protein — its product is MKKLTAILFSIMMLLACVVTASADDASYLGVMLGTNVMSLDTNLATDGDSFEVIADCIDGLMQMDKDGAAVPALAESYDVSDDGLTYTFHLRDAKWNNGTPVTANDFVFAWRRIAKEAGEYAYMLDEIGNIKGAAEIISGSEADLTTLAVSAPDDKTFVVELNVPVSFFPSLMYFPTFYPINEEFYNSLADGTYGTSPETFLSNGAFVLESYTPGTANLSVKKNPDYWDADRVKLAGINYQVVGSSDNALTAFRNKTLDVVMVSGNQVDAAKKDATLAENLKVTGAGYMWYLSFSQTEKNAEGGMLANANLRLAISNAIDRENLVDNYVMDGSLATYTAVPPQFAASSTTGEDFSANQDAFIDYVGYNPEKAAEYLEAAKAELGKDSFSFTMIYGNNEGDEVQKVAQAIKEDVEDALPGVEINLQSMTKAERLDKMQNDNYDIALTRWGPDYADPMTYLGMWVTNNSNNYGFWSNAEFDQLIADCTTGAYISDYDARWEAMFKAERIVMQEAVIAPLYTKANANLITAGVEGIDFHPVALNRVYKDTTK